GATCTCAAGTTATCACAGGCGGCCGGCCATTTTCAAACCCGCCGAAAAGAACAATTCCGGTCCTTGAAAAAAGCGTCGGCTTGGGATATAAAAAGGCAGATCGAATGAAATCCGGACAGGGTTGATATGAATCATATCTCCATTTGGCTCAGGAATATTTATTTCAACGGGAAAACCGGGCTTCTGATTTTCAAATCGGGCGAGATCTCCAAGAAGTTCTTTTTTCAAAAGGGCCGCCTGGTTCATGTGAAAACCAATCTGGCGGAGGAGAGACTGGGAAACATCCTGTTCCGGCTGGGCATGATCACTCGGGAAAAACAGGAGACGCTCGACCGGGATCTTTCGCCCAACCGGGCGCTCGGCGAGGTTCTTGTCGGCAGCGGGGTGATTACACCCAGGGATCTCGATGAAGCGTTGGTCGCTCAGATGAAAGAAGTGGTGATGAATACCTTTCCTTTCTATGATGCGGATTTTGTGTTTCATCCTCAGGACATTTCTCCCACGGATGGGGAAGAGTCCGGGCCGGATATGCCCGGTCTGATCGAGTCCGGGATCCGAGGTATGCCTTATCATGAAGCTTTGCCGGCGTTTTTAGCCGGAAAAGTTTTTTCCGTGAAAAGCCGGGACTTGGCCCGTCTGCTCCCGCCGGAAGACATCGGGCTTCTGGACCTTTTCAACGGACAGGCAACCGCTGAAACCGTCAGAGCCGGAACCGGCATGGATCCGGAACTTTTCTGGCGTCGGCTTTTGATCTTCTATTGTCTCGATCTGGTCGACGCTCAGAAGGGAGAGACGACATTCTTCCAGACCGCGGATTTCGAGCCGCCCGCTCCTGAAGTCCGAGAATCCTCAAATGACAGAGATCTGATCGCCGAAATCCTGGCTTTCCGCGGCAAGATTGCGGCCCTGAATTATTACCGGATTCTCGGAGTTCCCCGAAACGCCACGGAACAGGACATCAAAAAAGCCTATTTCCACCTGGCCCGGAAGTATCATCCGGATCGCCTGGGTCCGGAGCTGTCGGCCGATTACCGGCGCCAGATCGACGACATCTTCCAAACGATCACCACGGCCTATAAAACGCTTGTCGGGCGGGACACCCGCCGGGCCTACGACGGCAAGATGAACATCCCGGCCTCGGAAACCGAGGATGTCCAGGCCGGCCAGAAGCGGGCGGATGTCAAGTTCCGCCAGGGAAAAACCCTCTACAACCAGGGGCGCTATGAAGAGGCGGCGATTCTTCTTGAAGAGGCGGTGAGGCTGAAAAAGGACAAGGGCGATTTTTTCCTGCTGCTGGCGCTGACTCAGAACCGCCTGCCCGGACAAGGCCGGAAAGCCGAAGTCAATTTTCTGAAAGCCATCGCCCTCGAACCCTGGAATCCCGAAGGCTATGTCGGCCTGGGATATCTCTACAAAAAGGAAGACATGACGATCAAGGCTCTGCGACAGTTTCAGAAGGCCGTTGAGCTGGATCCCGATCACAGAACGGCCGTTCACGAAGTGGAATTTCTTGGCGGCAATCAGCGAAAAAAGAAGCTGTTCGGAGTCCTGCCGCTGGATCTCTTCAAGAAATCCGGAAAAACCCCCTAGCCGGCGAATTATTTCGGAATTTGGAGGAGTTCCAGAAACTCCGCCTCGCCGATCACCGGAATGCCGAGACGGCGCGCCTTGTCCAGCTTCGATCCCGGGGATTCTCCCGCAACGACGCGGGTCGTTTTCGCCGTGACGGCTGAGGCCGTCTCTCCCCCCCGTTTGCGGATGGCTGCCGCGGCTTCTTCCCGGGTCATATCGCTCAAAGTTCCGGTCAGGACGAAGATTTCTCCGTCCAGGGGACCCGGCTGCCTTTCCCCAAGGGATGTCTGAGAGGAAAAATTGACACCGGCCGAACGAAGTCTTTCGATCAGCTCCCGGTTTTCCGGCTGCCGGAAGAAAAAACGCACGCTTTCCGCAACTTTCGGTCCGATATCCTCGACGGCCTCGAGATCCGCGGTTTCGGCTGCAATCAGAGTATCGAGGGTTCCGAATCGGCAAGCCAGGATCTGAGCCAGCCTTTCGCCCACGTGGCGGATCCCCAGGCCGAAAATCAGCCGGGGCAGGTCCCGCGTCGTGGAAGTGCGGATTCCGGCGAGGAGATTTTCCGAACTCCGCGGTCCCATGCGTTCGAGGCCGGTCAGATCGTCCAACTCCAGGCGATAGAGGTCGGGAAGAGACTTGACCATCCCTGCGGCGAGGAGCTGGTCGACCAGAGCTTCGCCGAGTCCTTCGATATCCATGGCCCGACGCGAAGCGTAATGCAGAATGGACTCGCGAAGCCTGGCCGGGCATGAAGGATTGATGCAGCGGGAGATGATTTCGCCCTCGGGCTTGAAAATTTCCGTTTCGCAGACCGGGCAGAGGGACGGCCAGGAAAAAGGCCTCTCTCCGCCCGTTCGTCTCTCCCGCATGACCGAAACGACGCGGGGGATGACGTCGCCGCTTCTCTCGACGAGAACGACGTCGTTGACGCGGATGTCTTTCCGGCGGAGTTCCTCCTCGTTGTGAAGCGTGGATCGGGAGACCGTCGTCCCTGAAATGACGACGGGTTCCAACAGGGCGACCGGCGTCAGGGCACCCGTGCGTCCGACCTGGACGACGATGTCGAGGACTCGGGTTGTGGCCTGGCGGGCCGGAAATTTGTAGGAGACGGCCCACCGCGGAGACTTGGCCGTTGTCCCGAGCTTCCGTCTCTGATCGGCCGAGTCGACTTTGACCACAATGCCGTCGGATTCGTAATCGAGGTCGTCCCGCCGGTCCGTCCACTCCCGATAGAAGGCGATGACCTCGTCGATTCCCGGACAAAAGCTGGAGTGGGGGTTGGTCTTGAATCCGAGATCCCGGAGACGCTGCAGACTGTCCCTTTGGAATGGGGGTTCGCCGCCGTCTGTAAAAAGGGTGTAAGTGAAGATGTCGAGCCCCCGGGCCGCCGTTTCCCGGGGGTCGAGAAGACGCACCGATCCCGCAGCGGCATTCCTCGGATTGGCGAACGCAGGCTCTCCCCTGTCTTCCCGCTCACGGTTGATTTTGCGGAAGGCGGCGAAGGACAGGAAAACCTCCCCTCGGACTTCGAGGGGATGGTGTTCGGAGACGGACAGGGGAAGGGATCGGATGGTCCGGATGCCGGCCGTCACATCATCGCCGCGGGTTCCGTCGCCGCGGGTTACGGCGCGGAGAAAGCGCCCGGAGTCATAGATCAGCGATATCCCGATGCCGTCGATCTTGAGTTCGCAGACATAGGCCACGGTCTCTCCGGGAAGGAGCTTCTTGACCCGTTCGTCGAAGTCGCGCAACCCCTGCTCTTCATAGCAGTTTTCGATGCTGAGCATGGGCCGTGCATGGGCCACGGTGGGAAAGCCGTCCACGGGCTTTTCGCCGATCCGGCGGGTGGGAGATTCGGGATCGGCGTGCTCGGGATGGCGCTCCTCCAGATCCCGGAGTTCCTTCATCAGGGCATCGAACTCGGTATCCGAGATCTGGGGATCGTTGTCGACGTAGTATTTTTTCTCGTGGTAGGAGATCATCCGGCGCAACTCGGCGATACGCTCGGCGGTCTGGCGCGGCGAGGGATTCGTCTTCACGGCCCTTTCCGGGCGCCGGCTCGCCCTGTCAGGCTACTTGACGCCCAATCTCTTTTTTGTGTCCGCGATCAATGAGTTGAACTTGTCGACGGCCGCCTTCTGGGCCGCTTCCAACTTCTGGATGGCCGCTTTCTGGGCCTCGATGTTTTCCGTAATGTTTTGGATGGCCCTTTTGTCGGCCGCCGTCAGCTCTTCATCGGACTTATCTCCGAACCTCTTGTTGTAATCCGCGGTGATCTCGTTCAGATAGGCGACCTTCTCCTGCATTTCCTTGATGTTTTCGTTGTAACGCAGGTCCTTGTTGGCCGTGAAAAACAGGCTTTCCGCGAGACTCATGGCCTGTTTGGACTGGGAAGGATAGAGGAAACTGGCTTCCAGGAGATAGCGGACGGCCTCTTCGGCCTGGCGGGAGTCGGTTTTGGCTTTCCGGGCCAGGATGATGCCGATGTTGTAGGCCAGCTCTCCGGTTCTCTTCTTGGCGTAGGATTCCTTGAACAGGGGCAGGGCTTCGTCCTGCTTGCCGGCCCGGAGGAGAGTCAGGGCCAGCATGGTTCCGGCTTCATGATCCTTGGAGACGGAATACGCGGCGCGAAAAGCTCTTTCGGCATCGGCATAGTTTTTGCCGTCGTAAAGGATCTTGGCGGTCTTCTTGAGCGCGGCCAGGATCTGGGGGTTTTTGAGGAGTCCGTAGGCGTTGACGTAGGCGTCGACGGCGCCTTTGAAGTCCTTGGCTTTCTCCATGGCCTGACCCTGGGCGAAATGACCGGCGCCCATAATGGCCGTCCACTGGGCGGCCTCGGAAGGCTCCTTGTCCTTGTTGGCGCGTCCAACGGCGACGGCCGCACCGGCATGAGCCTGAGCTTTGTCCAGATTTTGTCCCGACTCGCTATAAAGCCCGGACAGGGTCAGCAGAACCTGGACCTTGGTCAGGTCGTCGAGTCCCTTGAATGTCAGGGCTTTTTCGCCGTACTCGATGCTTTCCTTGGCCGACTTGGTCGGGCAGGGCGTCAGACAAAGGTGAGCATAGGCGAAATTTTCGTATTGGGAGCCCTTACCGCCGTGTTTGGCGATAAAATCTTTAAGGCCCTGAACCTTTTTGCAGGGATCACTTTCCGTCATGGCCTTGATGTAGTCTTCGTCGGCCTGGTTCTGGGCACTGAGAAAAGGCGCCGCCGCAAGTGCCAGGACTATGAGGGTCACGATCGTTTTTTTCATACGCCACCTCGCGCGAATATTTCAGGCATGATAGCCTGTAAAAAAGCAAATGTCAACATGCCCTTTACCATTATACAGCAAGAGCCATGCCAACATCACTAAAACGATTTTGCATATCCGATGCTTCCTGTCCTATAATGGCCGGCGATGAGGGGTCTTGAGCTTCTGGAAGCCCTGTTGAAGAACAAGGCGGGACTTCGGCCTCGCCGCAACGTGCCGCTCTGCCGATATTCATGGTTCCGCATCGGAGGCAAAGCGGATCTTTTTCTCGAGGCCGGGTCGATCTCGGAATTGACTCATGCCGTCGTGTCGGCGCGCCGAGCGGGTGTCCCTTA
This genomic stretch from Acidobacteriota bacterium harbors:
- a CDS encoding J domain-containing protein encodes the protein MPYHEALPAFLAGKVFSVKSRDLARLLPPEDIGLLDLFNGQATAETVRAGTGMDPELFWRRLLIFYCLDLVDAQKGETTFFQTADFEPPAPEVRESSNDRDLIAEILAFRGKIAALNYYRILGVPRNATEQDIKKAYFHLARKYHPDRLGPELSADYRRQIDDIFQTITTAYKTLVGRDTRRAYDGKMNIPASETEDVQAGQKRADVKFRQGKTLYNQGRYEEAAILLEEAVRLKKDKGDFFLLLALTQNRLPGQGRKAEVNFLKAIALEPWNPEGYVGLGYLYKKEDMTIKALRQFQKAVELDPDHRTAVHEVEFLGGNQRKKKLFGVLPLDLFKKSGKTP
- the ligA gene encoding NAD-dependent DNA ligase LigA, translated to MKTNPSPRQTAERIAELRRMISYHEKKYYVDNDPQISDTEFDALMKELRDLEERHPEHADPESPTRRIGEKPVDGFPTVAHARPMLSIENCYEEQGLRDFDERVKKLLPGETVAYVCELKIDGIGISLIYDSGRFLRAVTRGDGTRGDDVTAGIRTIRSLPLSVSEHHPLEVRGEVFLSFAAFRKINREREDRGEPAFANPRNAAAGSVRLLDPRETAARGLDIFTYTLFTDGGEPPFQRDSLQRLRDLGFKTNPHSSFCPGIDEVIAFYREWTDRRDDLDYESDGIVVKVDSADQRRKLGTTAKSPRWAVSYKFPARQATTRVLDIVVQVGRTGALTPVALLEPVVISGTTVSRSTLHNEEELRRKDIRVNDVVLVERSGDVIPRVVSVMRERRTGGERPFSWPSLCPVCETEIFKPEGEIISRCINPSCPARLRESILHYASRRAMDIEGLGEALVDQLLAAGMVKSLPDLYRLELDDLTGLERMGPRSSENLLAGIRTSTTRDLPRLIFGLGIRHVGERLAQILACRFGTLDTLIAAETADLEAVEDIGPKVAESVRFFFRQPENRELIERLRSAGVNFSSQTSLGERQPGPLDGEIFVLTGTLSDMTREEAAAAIRKRGGETASAVTAKTTRVVAGESPGSKLDKARRLGIPVIGEAEFLELLQIPK